A region from the Acidobacteriota bacterium genome encodes:
- a CDS encoding hydroxymethylglutaryl-CoA lyase translates to MAFPKRVIFCECWARDGLQSVPVWVPTDRKLEMIERFVDAGFPKIEVTSFSHPKLLPQFRDAEEVLRRLPRTGRAADVSYVVLMPNERGFDRFERCVEEGYGAHEIILMISASEEHNLRNFRMRHEEAFRAHERIMRRAHRLGVHVIGCAGTVYGCPIMGDVSFEAVAKIVRFYLDNGARTIMLGDTTGMANPVLVKERIGRLMDTFPGAQFIAHFHDTRGTGIANTVAALETGVVYVDGSVGAIGGQPATGAPKYHVGYTGNISSEDTVALLHEMGIETGIDLDKLIEAGRRAEEILGMKLRSEVVRCGPVNHGPAPAEKGEGERLVLPE, encoded by the coding sequence ATGGCCTTCCCCAAGCGAGTCATCTTCTGCGAGTGCTGGGCCCGCGACGGGCTCCAGTCGGTTCCGGTCTGGGTGCCGACGGATCGCAAGCTCGAGATGATCGAGAGGTTCGTCGACGCCGGGTTCCCGAAGATCGAGGTCACCTCCTTCTCGCATCCGAAACTGCTGCCGCAGTTCCGTGACGCCGAGGAGGTTCTCCGCCGGCTGCCGAGAACGGGCCGGGCCGCCGATGTCTCCTACGTCGTGCTCATGCCGAACGAGCGCGGATTCGACCGGTTCGAGCGGTGCGTCGAGGAGGGCTACGGGGCGCACGAGATCATCCTCATGATCTCCGCCAGCGAGGAACACAACCTCCGCAACTTCCGCATGCGCCATGAAGAGGCCTTCCGGGCGCACGAGCGCATCATGCGCCGGGCGCACCGGCTCGGCGTGCATGTGATCGGCTGTGCGGGCACGGTCTACGGCTGCCCGATCATGGGGGACGTTTCGTTCGAAGCGGTGGCCAAGATCGTTCGCTTCTACCTCGACAACGGGGCGCGGACGATCATGCTCGGCGACACCACCGGGATGGCGAACCCCGTGCTCGTCAAGGAGCGCATCGGCCGGCTGATGGACACCTTCCCCGGCGCCCAGTTCATCGCGCACTTCCACGACACCCGGGGCACCGGCATCGCCAACACCGTGGCGGCCCTGGAGACGGGTGTGGTCTACGTGGACGGCTCCGTCGGGGCGATCGGCGGGCAGCCGGCGACCGGAGCGCCGAAGTACCATGTCGGCTACACGGGCAACATCTCGTCGGAAGACACGGTGGCGCTCCTGCACGAGATGGGAATCGAGACCGGTATCGACCTCGACAAGCTGATCGAGGCCGGCCGGCGGGCCGAGGAGATTCTCGGGATGAAGCTGCGCTCGGAAGTGGTGCGCTGCGGTCCGGTCAATCACGGTCCAGCGCCCGCCGAGAAGGGCGAGGGGGAACGTCTCGTGTTGCCCGAGTGA
- a CDS encoding cystathionine beta-synthase gives MTGPADCGGRGGEAMLYDNILEAIGKTPLVKLHRVGSHLKCNLYAKCEFLNPGGSVKDRIGYRMVLDAEREGRIKPGDTLIEPTSGNTGIGLALAGAVRGYRVIITMPEKMSREKQVVLEALGAEIIRTPTEAAHDSPESHIMVARRLQAELPNAHILDQYSNPSNPNAHYDTTAQEILDDLDGEVDMVVIGAGTGGTITGVARRIKEVRPQCIIVGADPVGSILAGGDYVAPYKVEGIGYDFIPEVLDRSLVDVWVKTTDRASFQLARRLIREEGLLVGGSSGAAMYAALKQAPRLRAGQNCVVLMPDGVRNYMTKFVDDKWMRDNRFLGVSDQHGTVGMLAAAKPTQEIVTVNHGDPAQRAIELMRENGVSQLPVVEEGKLVGLLTEDGLLQFLASGQDVETASVDDIMNRSVPTVEEETPITALQSLLLQSGSVVVVDAERRPVSILTKIDLVEWMAAHPALEEAD, from the coding sequence GTGACCGGCCCGGCGGACTGCGGCGGCCGCGGAGGCGAGGCGATGCTCTACGACAACATTCTCGAGGCGATCGGAAAGACCCCGCTCGTGAAGCTCCACCGGGTGGGATCGCACCTGAAGTGCAACCTGTACGCGAAGTGCGAATTCCTCAATCCGGGCGGTTCCGTGAAGGACCGCATCGGATATCGCATGGTTCTCGACGCGGAGCGGGAAGGGCGCATCAAGCCGGGCGATACCCTCATCGAGCCCACCAGCGGGAACACCGGGATCGGACTCGCCCTCGCCGGGGCGGTGCGCGGTTACCGGGTCATCATCACCATGCCGGAGAAGATGTCCCGGGAGAAGCAGGTGGTGCTCGAGGCGCTCGGGGCCGAGATCATCCGCACCCCGACCGAGGCCGCCCACGACAGTCCCGAGAGCCACATCATGGTCGCCCGGCGCCTTCAGGCGGAGCTGCCCAACGCCCACATCCTGGACCAGTACTCGAACCCGTCCAACCCGAATGCCCACTACGACACGACGGCCCAGGAAATCCTCGACGACCTCGATGGCGAGGTCGACATGGTGGTGATCGGGGCCGGCACGGGGGGGACGATCACGGGGGTCGCTCGCCGGATCAAGGAGGTCCGCCCCCAGTGCATCATCGTCGGCGCCGATCCGGTGGGCTCGATCCTCGCCGGCGGCGACTATGTCGCACCGTACAAGGTCGAGGGCATCGGGTACGACTTCATTCCCGAGGTGCTCGACCGCAGCTTGGTCGACGTCTGGGTGAAGACGACGGACCGGGCCTCGTTCCAGCTCGCACGGCGACTCATCCGCGAGGAAGGGCTTCTCGTCGGCGGGTCGAGCGGAGCGGCGATGTACGCCGCCCTCAAGCAGGCACCGCGCCTGCGCGCCGGCCAGAATTGCGTCGTTCTCATGCCGGACGGCGTGCGCAACTACATGACCAAGTTCGTGGACGACAAGTGGATGCGCGACAACCGCTTCCTCGGGGTTTCCGACCAGCACGGGACGGTGGGGATGCTGGCGGCGGCGAAACCGACACAGGAGATCGTCACCGTCAACCATGGCGACCCGGCGCAGCGCGCCATCGAGCTGATGCGCGAGAACGGCGTGTCGCAGCTACCGGTGGTCGAGGAGGGCAAGCTGGTGGGGCTGCTAACCGAGGACGGGCTGCTCCAGTTCCTCGCGTCAGGGCAGGACGTCGAGACCGCGAGCGTCGACGACATCATGAACCGCTCGGTGCCGACGGTGGAGGAGGAGACGCCGATCACGGCGCTGCAGAGCCTGCTGCTTCAGTCGGGCAGCGTGGTCGTCGTCGACGCGGAGCGCAGGCCGGTCTCCATCCTGACGAAGATCGACCTGGTGGAGTGGATGGCGGCGCACCCGGCTCTCGAGGAAGCCGACTGA
- the alr gene encoding alanine racemase: MIGRGGRRVARKTAQPTELETVAARPKGLPAGTVSWLEIDLDALAANVRAFRSRLAPGARLMAVVKSNAYGHGAELVVPAVLDAGAEWLGVGNLAEALDARRIAGDGVPVLILQHVPAQDLPDAVAADLAVTVYDGAALERLRRAARRTGKPARVHLKLETGTHRQGLPLEDVLALAREVASAPELRLEGLSTHFADIEDTTDHRFAMEQLARFRDAVGRLEAEGIRPRYRHAACSAAAVLFPETHFDMVRVGIGLYGQWPSRETFVSARERGLSGFRLVPVLAWKAVIAQVKTVPPGGYVGYGRTWRATRATRIAVLPVGYYEGYTRSLSNRAYVLVAGRRAPVVGRICMNMMMADVTDIAEAAAGMPAVLIGRSGEEEIRAGDLAEWSGTIAYEVLSRLNPALPRIPVRGTVTPG, translated from the coding sequence ATGATCGGCCGCGGAGGTCGTAGAGTGGCGCGGAAAACGGCACAACCGACGGAGCTCGAAACGGTCGCCGCACGTCCCAAGGGGCTGCCGGCCGGGACGGTGAGCTGGCTCGAGATCGATCTGGACGCGCTCGCCGCCAACGTGCGCGCGTTCCGCTCCCGGCTCGCGCCGGGCGCACGCCTGATGGCGGTGGTCAAGTCGAACGCGTACGGCCACGGGGCGGAACTCGTCGTACCGGCTGTGCTGGACGCGGGTGCCGAGTGGCTCGGCGTCGGCAACCTCGCCGAGGCCCTCGACGCGCGGAGGATCGCCGGGGACGGCGTCCCCGTGCTGATCCTCCAGCATGTCCCGGCCCAGGATCTCCCGGACGCCGTCGCCGCCGATCTGGCGGTGACCGTCTACGACGGGGCCGCGCTCGAGCGGCTGCGCCGGGCGGCGCGACGGACGGGGAAGCCCGCACGGGTTCACCTGAAGCTGGAGACGGGAACGCACCGCCAGGGACTCCCGTTGGAGGACGTGCTGGCACTCGCGCGAGAGGTCGCCTCTGCCCCCGAGCTTCGGCTCGAGGGGCTGAGCACGCATTTCGCCGACATCGAGGACACGACCGATCACCGTTTCGCCATGGAGCAACTGGCCCGCTTCCGCGACGCGGTGGGCCGGCTCGAGGCCGAGGGGATCCGGCCGCGGTACCGTCACGCCGCATGTTCGGCGGCCGCGGTCCTCTTCCCCGAAACCCATTTCGACATGGTCAGGGTGGGGATCGGTCTCTACGGGCAGTGGCCGTCGCGCGAGACGTTCGTTTCCGCGCGCGAGCGCGGTCTCTCCGGGTTCCGGCTGGTTCCGGTGCTCGCCTGGAAGGCGGTGATCGCCCAGGTGAAGACGGTCCCGCCCGGCGGCTACGTCGGCTACGGCCGCACGTGGCGCGCCACGCGGGCCACGCGGATCGCCGTGCTTCCCGTCGGCTACTACGAGGGGTACACGCGCTCGCTGTCGAACCGAGCGTACGTGCTGGTGGCGGGGCGCCGCGCGCCGGTCGTCGGCCGGATCTGCATGAACATGATGATGGCCGACGTCACCGACATCGCGGAGGCGGCGGCCGGCATGCCGGCCGTCCTCATCGGCCGGTCGGGCGAGGAGGAGATCCGCGCGGGGGACCTCGCCGAGTGGTCGGGAACGATCGCCTACGAGGTCCTCTCCCGGCTGAACCCCGCTCTTCCGCGAATCCCGGTGAGGGGGACGGTCACTCCCGGATGA
- a CDS encoding tRNA-(ms[2]io[6]A)-hydroxylase — MAQPTPPEWIDRALGDLDALLADHAHCELKAASTALALIGRYPQHPFLVTAMIGLAHEELHHFRQVLERLERRGVPLGRPPEDRYVRRLRQLACEEPGGLGALPDQLLVCAFVEARSCERFRLLAAALDADAEHGLGRFYARLAAAEGRHWELFRDLAVRLCGERPVAARIERLARLESELVRALPPAPRMH; from the coding sequence CTGGCGCAGCCGACGCCCCCGGAGTGGATCGATCGCGCCCTCGGCGACCTCGACGCGCTGCTCGCCGATCACGCGCACTGCGAGCTCAAGGCAGCATCGACGGCACTGGCGCTGATCGGACGCTATCCGCAGCATCCGTTCCTCGTCACGGCGATGATCGGGCTCGCCCACGAGGAGCTCCATCACTTCCGTCAGGTGCTCGAGCGGCTCGAGCGCCGCGGCGTTCCGCTCGGCCGACCGCCGGAAGACCGATACGTCCGGCGGCTGCGCCAGCTCGCGTGCGAAGAACCGGGGGGCCTGGGCGCGCTCCCCGACCAGCTCCTCGTCTGCGCCTTCGTCGAGGCCCGCTCTTGCGAGCGCTTCCGGCTGCTGGCGGCGGCGCTCGACGCCGACGCCGAGCACGGACTCGGCCGCTTCTACGCGCGCCTCGCAGCCGCGGAGGGCCGGCACTGGGAGCTGTTCCGCGATCTGGCGGTGCGGCTGTGCGGCGAGAGGCCGGTCGCGGCGCGGATCGAACGGCTTGCGAGGCTCGAATCCGAGCTGGTCCGCGCGCTCCCGCCCGCACCCCGGATGCACTGA
- a CDS encoding sigma-54-dependent Fis family transcriptional regulator produces MPNRSPNAADQPGEPLILVVDDEPGVRRWLETLLGRAGYRTVLAGTGREALVAFERRSPSLVLLDLRLPDINGLEVLRKMQATRPDVPVIVLTGQASIASAVEAMKAGARDLLTKPFETERLSIAVRNALELHDLSREVELLRQALGPRTSLDDIVGIRSGLREVARLLEKVIPTDLTVLIQGESGTGKELVARAIHREGPRRDAPFVAVNCAALPDALLESELFGHVKGAFTGADRDRAGRFEAADGGTLFLDEIGEMSPALQAKLLRAIQDRAVVRLGSSSPRPVDVRIICATNRDLEREVQEGRFRADLFYRVAVYPITIPPLRQRREDVPLLAEHILLSAAEPRPRGITPAAMEMLEAYDWPGNVRELQNVIRRAIVLAGTAAIAPEHLPPRVQAAGGDRLAPSAAIRRGVPVGAASSSGMPGGDRIPTLEEMERRHIVRCLELCRGNLSLTARRLAIGRTTLYRKLRKYGLQPTGS; encoded by the coding sequence ATGCCGAACCGATCGCCAAACGCCGCGGACCAGCCCGGGGAACCGCTGATCCTCGTGGTCGACGACGAGCCAGGCGTGCGCCGCTGGCTCGAGACGCTCCTCGGCCGCGCCGGTTACCGGACCGTCCTGGCGGGCACCGGCCGCGAGGCGTTGGTCGCCTTCGAGCGGCGGTCGCCCTCCCTCGTTCTGCTCGACCTTCGGCTTCCGGACATCAACGGTCTCGAGGTCCTCCGGAAGATGCAGGCCACGCGGCCGGACGTGCCGGTGATCGTGTTGACCGGGCAAGCGTCGATCGCCAGCGCCGTGGAGGCGATGAAGGCGGGGGCCCGCGACCTGCTCACCAAGCCTTTCGAGACGGAACGCCTGTCCATTGCCGTGCGGAACGCTCTGGAGCTGCACGATCTCTCCCGCGAGGTCGAACTGCTCCGGCAGGCGCTCGGTCCGCGGACCTCCCTCGACGACATCGTCGGCATCCGTTCCGGGCTTCGGGAAGTCGCCCGGCTCCTCGAGAAGGTGATCCCGACGGACCTCACCGTCCTGATCCAGGGGGAGTCGGGTACGGGGAAAGAGCTGGTCGCCCGCGCGATCCACCGGGAAGGCCCGCGCCGGGACGCTCCCTTCGTCGCCGTCAACTGCGCGGCGCTGCCCGACGCACTTCTCGAGAGCGAGCTTTTCGGTCACGTCAAGGGCGCTTTCACCGGCGCCGACCGGGACCGCGCGGGCCGGTTCGAGGCGGCGGATGGGGGAACGCTGTTCCTCGACGAGATCGGCGAGATGAGCCCCGCACTGCAGGCGAAGCTGCTGCGCGCCATCCAGGACCGCGCGGTCGTCCGGCTGGGCTCGTCCTCGCCGCGACCGGTCGACGTGCGGATCATCTGTGCCACCAATCGCGACCTCGAGCGAGAGGTCCAAGAGGGGCGGTTCCGCGCCGACCTCTTCTATCGCGTCGCCGTCTACCCGATCACCATCCCCCCGCTGCGCCAGCGACGGGAAGACGTTCCGTTGCTGGCCGAGCACATCCTGCTCTCGGCGGCGGAGCCGCGCCCGAGGGGCATCACGCCGGCCGCGATGGAGATGCTCGAGGCGTACGACTGGCCGGGAAACGTGCGGGAGCTGCAGAACGTGATCCGGCGCGCGATCGTCCTTGCCGGCACCGCTGCGATCGCTCCCGAGCATCTTCCGCCTCGTGTCCAAGCGGCCGGTGGCGACCGCCTCGCGCCGTCGGCGGCGATCCGGCGCGGCGTTCCGGTGGGAGCGGCCTCGTCGTCCGGCATGCCGGGCGGGGACCGCATCCCGACCCTCGAGGAGATGGAACGCCGTCACATCGTCCGCTGCCTCGAGCTGTGCCGCGGCAACCTGAGCCTCACGGCGCGCCGCCTCGCGATCGGCCGGACGACGCTCTACCGCAAGCTGCGCAAGTACGGCCTGCAGCCGACCGGAAGCTGA
- a CDS encoding PAS domain-containing protein: MVTGGQVCHPGTVPRPEPVRPHRWRPSGGRVFAFEIVRYIPKSSESPHGTDVASARAKPPSGRPRVSPNMRSGRAAEQHRLTGAEPGGMRTFPFLSTGRDAERAAREGEELLPGVLLAELPDPVAAADSAARLLWANPAFAAFFGREIDPEAPPAVGQLAGPYADSMEGLRLTDLVRCGEGRTEVTLFDAQGLSHCCEVRVRVLEPPCGAATRLLVVRDLEPFQKRSTELLVRAEESRRERAMLEAMARVLDVGVVAVDDAERVLIVNERAREEFDLDGLRVEGQVLADVPLPLAVRGAWLTFIATGAPREERRVRLRRGTETRDLTVKFVRVRGPHDRPLGSVLVLDPAAR; encoded by the coding sequence ATGGTGACCGGCGGACAGGTGTGCCATCCCGGGACGGTGCCCCGTCCCGAACCGGTGCGCCCGCACCGGTGGCGGCCCTCCGGTGGACGCGTTTTTGCGTTCGAAATTGTTCGTTACATTCCGAAATCATCCGAGTCACCCCATGGCACGGACGTTGCTTCAGCTCGGGCGAAGCCGCCGTCCGGCCGCCCGCGTGTCAGCCCCAACATGCGGAGCGGTCGGGCGGCGGAGCAGCATCGGCTGACTGGGGCGGAACCGGGCGGGATGCGAACCTTCCCCTTCCTTTCGACGGGACGCGACGCGGAACGGGCCGCCCGGGAGGGGGAGGAGCTTCTTCCCGGGGTGCTTCTCGCCGAGCTGCCCGACCCGGTGGCCGCCGCCGACTCCGCAGCGCGGCTGCTGTGGGCCAACCCGGCCTTCGCCGCCTTCTTCGGCCGTGAGATCGATCCGGAGGCGCCGCCCGCGGTGGGCCAGCTCGCCGGCCCCTATGCCGACTCGATGGAGGGGCTGCGGCTGACCGATCTCGTCCGGTGCGGCGAGGGCCGCACCGAGGTGACGCTGTTCGACGCCCAGGGTCTCTCGCACTGCTGCGAGGTGCGCGTCCGGGTGCTCGAGCCTCCCTGCGGCGCGGCCACACGGCTCCTCGTGGTCCGCGATCTGGAGCCTTTCCAAAAACGCAGCACGGAGCTCCTCGTGCGGGCGGAGGAGAGCCGAAGGGAACGCGCGATGCTGGAAGCGATGGCGAGGGTGCTCGACGTGGGCGTGGTCGCCGTCGACGACGCCGAGCGCGTGCTGATCGTCAACGAGCGGGCGCGCGAGGAGTTCGATCTCGACGGCCTTCGCGTCGAGGGGCAGGTTCTCGCCGATGTCCCGCTCCCGCTCGCCGTCCGCGGGGCGTGGCTCACCTTCATCGCCACCGGCGCGCCGCGCGAAGAGCGAAGGGTGCGCCTCCGCCGCGGCACGGAGACGCGCGACCTCACGGTCAAGTTCGTGCGCGTCCGGGGCCCGCACGACCGCCCGCTGGGAAGCGTCCTCGTCCTCGACCCGGCGGCGCGCTGA